The bacterium genome has a window encoding:
- the glgC gene encoding glucose-1-phosphate adenylyltransferase, giving the protein MITKKVLTFVLAGGKGDRLYPLTRDRAKPAVPFGGIYRIIDFTLSNCIHSGLRKIYVLIQYKSYSLMRHLKMGWDFFDRELGEFIDALPAQMRVSNDWYQGTADAIYQNLYFVDREDPEFILILAGDHIYKMDYSKMINFHIEKNSDATVGALPVPIETVHHYGIMETGEDNRITSFYEKPDRAFVERIPNFYASMGIYLFNRKFIGDVLEDDAKRKTSHDFGKDILPFLIEKKANIYAYPFIDENKKEVLYWRDIGTLDAYYEASMDLVSVSPIFNLYDKEWQIHTYYEPAPPAKTVFANEAEGRIGIALDSIISPGAIISGGRVERSVISPYARIHSYTDIRESVIMDNVEIGRYSKIKRAIIDKNCYISPNTIIGYDEEGDKKRFFVTEKGIVVIPRNTKI; this is encoded by the coding sequence ATGATTACGAAAAAGGTTTTAACCTTTGTTTTGGCAGGTGGAAAGGGCGATAGGCTCTATCCCTTGACCAGGGATAGGGCAAAGCCAGCTGTGCCATTTGGTGGAATCTATAGAATAATAGATTTTACCCTATCCAATTGCATACATTCAGGTCTTAGAAAGATCTATGTCCTTATTCAATATAAATCGTATTCTCTAATGAGGCATTTAAAGATGGGATGGGATTTTTTTGACAGAGAGCTAGGTGAGTTTATTGATGCCCTTCCTGCCCAGATGAGGGTATCTAATGATTGGTATCAGGGAACAGCCGATGCAATATATCAAAACCTCTATTTTGTTGACCGGGAAGACCCAGAGTTTATCCTTATCTTGGCAGGAGACCATATCTATAAAATGGATTATTCAAAGATGATAAATTTTCATATAGAAAAAAACTCCGATGCAACTGTTGGTGCCTTACCCGTTCCTATTGAAACAGTACATCATTATGGGATTATGGAGACAGGAGAAGATAATAGAATTACATCCTTCTATGAAAAACCAGATAGGGCTTTTGTGGAAAGGATACCAAATTTTTATGCCTCAATGGGCATATATCTATTTAATAGAAAATTCATTGGGGATGTTTTAGAAGATGATGCAAAGAGAAAGACAAGCCATGACTTTGGAAAGGATATCCTTCCATTTCTTATAGAAAAAAAGGCAAATATCTATGCCTATCCATTTATTGACGAAAATAAGAAAGAGGTCTTATACTGGAGAGATATTGGAACACTTGATGCATATTATGAAGCAAGTATGGATTTAGTCTCTGTAAGTCCAATATTCAACCTTTATGACAAGGAATGGCAAATTCATACATACTATGAACCAGCACCACCCGCAAAGACTGTATTTGCCAATGAAGCAGAGGGAAGGATAGGAATAGCCCTTGATTCCATTATATCACCAGGTGCTATTATAAGTGGAGGAAGGGTTGAAAGGTCAGTAATATCGCCATATGCAAGGATTCATAGCTATACAGATATAAGGGAGTCTGTGATTATGGATAATGTTGAGATTGGAAGGTATTCAAAGATAAAGAGGGCAATTATAGACAAGAATTGCTATATTTCTCCCAATACAATTATTGGTTATGATGAAGAAGGGGATAAAAAAAGGTTTTTTGTAACCGAAAAGGGGATTGTGGTTATCCCAAGGAATACAAAAATTTAA
- the glgA gene encoding glycogen synthase GlgA — translation MKIVFATPEMVPYAKTGGLADVCGALSKELSKKEDVCAFLPNHRVVEKVAKKRKKVIDFSIKMGGDEEAVSIEVTENLGFPVFLVDCPKYFDRDYLYSTPEGDYPDNDRRFILFNLAVLKAIKELNIKPEVIHCHDWQTALIPVYIKLNHEYQGIKSILTVHNLGYQGVFPKETLYLAGFSDNEWHYERLEYWGKFSFLKAGLVYSDFITTVSPTYSREIQTSEFGLGLEGVLRSREGSLFGILNGIDNNEWNPEKDKAIFNYSSKKIKDKVLNKLSLQKKNRLVEDKDIFLMGMTTRLCDQKGLDITSSAIDDIMNMGIQLVILGTGEEKYHKLFEEVAKKYKKKIGINIKFDDKLARMIYAGCDAFLIPSKYEPCGLTQMIALRYGTIPIVRKTGGLADTIREGENGFVFENHTKEDLLSAIRRAHNTFSEKKAWAKMVKDGMKEDFSWKRSMKEYVNLYREVIKL, via the coding sequence ATGAAGATTGTTTTTGCAACACCAGAGATGGTGCCTTATGCCAAGACCGGTGGTCTGGCTGATGTTTGTGGAGCCCTTTCTAAAGAGCTTTCCAAAAAGGAGGATGTTTGTGCATTCCTTCCAAACCACAGGGTTGTTGAGAAGGTAGCAAAAAAGAGAAAAAAGGTAATAGATTTTTCTATTAAGATGGGAGGTGATGAAGAGGCTGTCTCTATTGAGGTAACAGAAAACCTTGGCTTTCCTGTATTCCTGGTAGATTGCCCAAAATACTTTGATAGGGATTACCTTTATTCAACGCCAGAAGGTGATTATCCCGATAATGACAGGAGGTTTATCCTTTTTAATCTGGCTGTCCTAAAGGCAATAAAAGAGCTTAATATAAAACCAGAGGTCATTCATTGCCACGATTGGCAGACAGCTCTTATTCCAGTTTATATAAAGCTTAACCATGAGTATCAAGGGATAAAAAGCATCCTTACCGTCCACAACCTTGGCTATCAAGGTGTATTTCCAAAGGAGACCCTATACCTTGCCGGGTTTTCTGATAATGAATGGCATTACGAAAGGCTTGAATATTGGGGAAAATTCTCATTCCTCAAGGCAGGGCTTGTTTATTCAGATTTTATTACAACCGTAAGCCCAACCTATTCTAGAGAAATACAAACAAGCGAATTTGGCTTGGGGCTAGAGGGCGTATTAAGAAGCAGAGAAGGTTCATTGTTTGGCATCTTAAATGGAATAGATAACAATGAATGGAATCCAGAAAAGGATAAAGCAATATTTAATTATAGCTCAAAGAAGATAAAGGACAAGGTTTTAAACAAGCTCTCTTTGCAGAAAAAGAATAGGCTGGTAGAGGATAAGGATATATTTTTAATGGGAATGACCACAAGGCTATGTGACCAAAAGGGCCTTGATATAACATCATCTGCTATAGATGATATTATGAATATGGGAATTCAGCTTGTAATCCTTGGAACAGGAGAGGAGAAATACCATAAGCTATTTGAGGAGGTAGCTAAAAAATACAAGAAAAAGATAGGCATAAATATTAAATTTGATGATAAGCTGGCAAGGATGATCTATGCAGGATGTGATGCTTTCCTTATCCCCTCCAAATATGAACCTTGCGGTTTAACCCAAATGATCGCCTTAAGGTATGGAACAATCCCAATTGTTAGAAAAACCGGGGGGTTAGCTGATACAATAAGGGAGGGAGAGAATGGATTTGTTTTTGAAAATCACACAAAGGAAGATCTTCTCTCTGCTATAAGAAGGGCTCATAATACATTCTCTGAGAAAAAAGCTTGGGCTAAAATGGTAAAGGATGGGATGAAAGAGGATTTTTCATGGAAAAGAAGCATGAAAGAATATGTTAATCTTTATAGAGAGGTGATAAAATTATGA
- a CDS encoding Do family serine endopeptidase has translation MKKYLYAGVIVLLLFIIGTGLNPLKPKPVNGEKEEKIESLISLEDAFVSVVEKVKPSVVNLSTETKIKVRPFNPFGDFWFRDPFFDDFFKDFFPREKEREYTQQSLGSGFIVNERGYILTNYHMIKDATKIKVTLLNGRKFDAKIVGSDAKTDLALIKIDSNGLPVARLGDSDKVKVGSWAIAIGNPFGFNHTVTIGVISAKERTLHIAEYENFLQTDASINPGNSGGPLVNIKGEVIGINTAIVGQAQGIGFAIPINMAKKIIGDLIEHGKVIRAWLGIYIQNLTEEIAESMGLEVKEGVLVSEVMKNSPAEKEGIKRGDVIISIDNEKVKTSKELQQKVLSKGVGKEVEISLIREGKRITLRVKLEKMPEEKEEPSESGVFEWLGMTLQELNSEIAEEFGFSRDEKGILVSNVLQGSKADIAGIRRGDIIKEIDREEITSLDEIKKKAGKIKKKNILFFIKREGYVFYTTIERSKD, from the coding sequence ATGAAAAAATATCTTTATGCGGGAGTAATTGTTCTTCTTCTTTTCATTATTGGCACAGGGCTTAATCCCCTAAAGCCAAAGCCAGTAAATGGAGAGAAGGAAGAAAAAATAGAAAGCCTTATAAGCCTTGAAGATGCCTTTGTCTCTGTAGTAGAGAAAGTAAAACCATCTGTGGTTAATTTAAGCACCGAGACAAAGATAAAGGTAAGGCCATTTAACCCTTTTGGGGATTTTTGGTTTAGAGACCCCTTCTTTGATGATTTCTTCAAGGATTTCTTTCCCAGGGAGAAAGAGAGGGAATATACCCAGCAATCATTGGGTTCTGGTTTTATTGTTAATGAGAGGGGCTATATCCTTACAAACTATCATATGATAAAGGATGCAACAAAGATAAAGGTAACCCTCCTTAATGGAAGAAAGTTTGATGCAAAGATTGTAGGAAGCGATGCAAAGACAGACTTAGCCTTGATAAAGATAGATTCAAATGGCTTACCGGTTGCAAGGCTTGGTGATTCGGATAAGGTAAAGGTTGGCTCCTGGGCAATCGCCATTGGAAACCCATTTGGCTTTAACCATACCGTAACCATCGGGGTAATTAGTGCAAAGGAAAGGACATTGCATATTGCAGAATATGAAAATTTCCTCCAGACCGATGCCTCTATAAACCCTGGGAATTCTGGTGGTCCCCTTGTCAACATAAAAGGAGAGGTAATCGGGATAAACACAGCCATTGTTGGTCAAGCACAGGGAATAGGATTTGCCATACCCATAAATATGGCAAAGAAGATAATTGGAGACCTCATTGAGCATGGAAAGGTTATCCGCGCCTGGCTTGGTATTTATATTCAGAATTTAACCGAAGAAATTGCAGAATCAATGGGACTTGAGGTTAAAGAGGGTGTTTTAGTTTCAGAGGTTATGAAAAATAGCCCAGCTGAGAAGGAAGGAATAAAAAGGGGTGATGTTATCATATCCATAGACAATGAGAAGGTTAAAACAAGCAAAGAATTGCAACAGAAGGTATTGAGCAAGGGTGTAGGAAAGGAGGTAGAGATTTCTCTTATAAGGGAAGGGAAGAGAATTACCCTAAGGGTAAAATTGGAAAAGATGCCAGAGGAAAAAGAAGAGCCTTCAGAAAGCGGTGTCTTTGAATGGCTTGGGATGACCCTTCAAGAGCTTAATTCCGAAATTGCAGAGGAATTTGGCTTTTCAAGGGATGAAAAGGGTATTCTTGTCTCTAATGTTTTGCAAGGAAGCAAAGCAGATATTGCAGGAATAAGAAGGGGTGATATTATAAAGGAAATTGATCGGGAGGAGATAACATCCCTTGATGAAATAAAGAAAAAGGCAGGAAAGATAAAAAAGAAAAATATCCTCTTTTTTATCAAAAGGGAGGGATATGTATTTTATACAACAATTGAAAGATCTAAAGATTGA
- the atpB gene encoding F0F1 ATP synthase subunit A: protein MKEHEHSPLIWFIHNVSENPIAMTGVVSFIIIVLALLATRNLKEKPGRLQNFFELFIEAVLSFITAIMGEHGKPFLPLFGTLAIFILFSNLVGLIPGCGSPTGNWNTTIGLALAVFFTTHYMGIRKKGLNYLSHFLFPIRFWRNNLWLLPLNILADILFMIIHLMGELAKPFSLSLRLFVNMFSKHTTLLCLSFVVVLFAKKPILYVLTMFIPVLLPVAIMALGIITCCVQTLVFFLLSIIYVDLAMEETEH from the coding sequence ATGAAAGAACATGAACATTCGCCTCTTATCTGGTTTATCCATAATGTTTCTGAGAACCCTATTGCTATGACAGGGGTTGTATCTTTTATCATTATTGTTCTTGCCCTTCTTGCCACAAGGAATTTAAAGGAAAAGCCAGGGAGGCTTCAGAATTTCTTTGAGCTTTTTATAGAGGCTGTTTTGTCTTTTATTACAGCCATAATGGGAGAGCATGGAAAGCCATTCCTTCCCCTTTTTGGAACACTTGCTATATTTATCCTTTTCTCAAACCTAGTTGGTCTTATCCCTGGTTGTGGCTCTCCCACAGGAAATTGGAATACAACAATTGGCCTGGCACTTGCTGTATTCTTTACCACGCATTATATGGGGATAAGAAAAAAGGGGCTTAACTACCTTTCCCATTTTCTCTTTCCCATAAGGTTCTGGAGAAATAATTTATGGCTTTTACCCCTTAATATTTTGGCTGATATTTTATTTATGATCATCCACCTTATGGGTGAGCTTGCCAAGCCATTTTCATTATCACTTAGGCTATTTGTCAATATGTTCTCAAAGCATACCACCCTTCTTTGCTTATCCTTTGTGGTTGTTTTATTCGCCAAGAAGCCCATTCTTTATGTTTTAACGATGTTTATCCCTGTTTTATTGCCAGTAGCAATAATGGCTCTGGGAATAATAACCTGTTGCGTTCAAACATTGGTATTTTTTCTTCTTTCTATAATTTATGTTGATTTAGCAATGGAGGAAACAGAGCATTGA
- the atpE gene encoding ATP synthase F0 subunit C: MEALIASVVTAGFVLGLAAFAAALSQGNATAKAAEGMARQPEASGKIQTLLILGLAFMESLVLYVLLISMLLLFVFAKPLLDKVLGG; encoded by the coding sequence ATGGAAGCATTGATTGCGAGCGTTGTAACCGCAGGGTTTGTTTTGGGTTTAGCAGCATTTGCTGCTGCTTTAAGCCAGGGGAATGCAACGGCAAAGGCAGCCGAGGGAATGGCAAGGCAGCCAGAGGCATCCGGCAAGATCCAGACATTATTGATTCTTGGTCTTGCCTTTATGGAATCTCTGGTTCTCTATGTCTTGCTTATCTCAATGCTCTTGCTCTTTGTCTTTGCAAAGCCATTACTTGATAAAGTATTAGGTGGGTAA
- the atpF gene encoding F0F1 ATP synthase subunit B: MIEINPWMIFVQFISFLVLMAVLARFLFSPLAKFIEKRREEINNTFSLINEEKKKSGELIEKAEKRLKDAGDEAKKIIEKAIKEGEVAKDEILKKAKQEAETMAQSILTNAKQEIKKEKQNAISYIAKISVAIAGKLTKEVIDEKKADALLSEFIREIKEEDVK, from the coding sequence ATGATTGAGATAAACCCCTGGATGATTTTTGTTCAGTTCATAAGCTTTTTAGTGCTTATGGCTGTTCTGGCAAGGTTTCTCTTTTCTCCTTTGGCAAAATTTATTGAGAAAAGGAGGGAGGAGATAAACAATACATTTTCCCTTATAAATGAGGAGAAAAAGAAATCAGGAGAGTTAATAGAAAAAGCAGAAAAAAGGCTTAAGGATGCAGGGGATGAGGCAAAGAAAATAATAGAAAAGGCTATAAAGGAGGGAGAGGTAGCGAAGGATGAGATATTAAAAAAAGCAAAGCAGGAAGCAGAAACAATGGCACAATCAATCCTTACCAATGCAAAGCAGGAGATAAAGAAGGAGAAACAAAATGCAATTTCTTATATAGCAAAGATCTCTGTTGCCATAGCAGGTAAATTAACAAAGGAGGTTATTGATGAAAAAAAGGCAGATGCTTTGCTTTCTGAATTTATAAGAGAGATCAAAGAGGAGGATGTTAAATGA
- a CDS encoding F0F1 ATP synthase subunit delta gives MIRKERIAKRFAKAFFEMVKEKRLEENQSGLLKISSVISENPKILKVFSNPAISFSLKMDFLKNLFENLSDELARFIFLLIEKQRLNLLPQILLYFNKTLDSEKKRIRVILTSAFEVKEELKKMLIEKLKQILKKEVILDINIDKAIIGGGILEIGSKRIDGSILGYLKRIEKTITG, from the coding sequence ATGATAAGAAAAGAGAGGATAGCGAAGAGATTTGCCAAGGCATTCTTTGAAATGGTAAAGGAAAAAAGATTAGAGGAAAATCAAAGTGGATTATTAAAAATATCCTCTGTGATAAGTGAAAATCCTAAAATCCTTAAGGTTTTTTCAAATCCAGCAATTTCTTTCTCTCTAAAGATGGATTTTCTTAAAAATCTTTTTGAAAATCTGTCAGATGAGCTTGCAAGGTTTATATTTCTCCTCATTGAAAAGCAGAGGCTTAATCTCCTTCCCCAAATACTGCTCTATTTTAATAAGACGCTTGACAGCGAAAAGAAAAGGATAAGGGTTATCCTTACCTCAGCCTTTGAGGTAAAGGAGGAATTAAAAAAGATGCTTATTGAAAAATTAAAGCAAATATTGAAAAAAGAGGTTATTCTTGATATAAATATAGACAAAGCTATAATTGGAGGAGGAATCCTTGAAATTGGCTCAAAGAGAATAGATGGCTCTATCCTTGGCTATTTAAAAAGGATAGAAAAAACAATCACAGGATAA
- the atpA gene encoding F0F1 ATP synthase subunit alpha — MAEIKGGEISEVILKEIERFEKTLVVSREGMVVQVGDGVAIIYGLDEAMTGEILEFSSGIRGYVLNLEEENVGAVILGPEDSVKEGDRAKCTGRIMEVPVGESLLRRVVNGIGEPIDGKGEIKTEHYRPIEERAPSIVSRMPVCEPLQTGIKAIDSMIPIGRGQRELIISDRSLGKTAIVVDTILNQKNEDVYCIYVAIGQKQSNVAYVNKILEENDAMKYSIIVSATANSPVPLQYLAPYTGCAIGEYFRDNGKHSLVIYDDLSKHAQAYRQMSLLLRRPPGREAYPGDIFYLHSRLLERAAKYNDANGGGSLTALPIIETQAGDISAYIPTNVISITDGQIYLEGDLFYAGIRPAINVGLSVSRVGSAAQNKAMKKVAGRLRLDLAQYRELAAFAQFSSDLDKATLVQITRGERMTEVLKQEQYKPMPVARQVMIIEAGVEGFLDSLPKEKVVLFEKEFFKFMDEKYPEIEKELQEKKDFVGDLRERLDKAILEFKEIFEK, encoded by the coding sequence ATGGCAGAAATAAAGGGGGGTGAAATATCTGAGGTAATCCTTAAAGAGATTGAAAGGTTTGAAAAGACCCTTGTAGTATCTCGTGAGGGAATGGTGGTCCAGGTGGGAGATGGTGTTGCTATTATCTATGGCTTGGATGAGGCAATGACAGGTGAGATATTGGAATTTTCATCTGGCATAAGGGGCTATGTGCTAAACCTTGAGGAAGAAAATGTGGGTGCGGTAATTTTAGGACCTGAGGATTCGGTAAAGGAGGGGGATAGGGCAAAATGCACGGGAAGGATAATGGAGGTTCCGGTGGGAGAAAGTTTGCTTAGAAGGGTTGTAAATGGTATAGGTGAGCCTATAGATGGAAAGGGAGAGATAAAAACAGAACATTATAGACCCATTGAAGAAAGGGCGCCATCCATAGTTTCCAGGATGCCTGTTTGTGAGCCATTACAGACAGGGATAAAGGCAATAGATTCTATGATTCCCATTGGCAGGGGTCAAAGGGAGCTTATTATCTCAGATAGGTCATTAGGAAAAACAGCCATTGTTGTAGATACAATCCTTAATCAAAAAAATGAGGATGTTTATTGTATCTATGTTGCGATTGGACAAAAGCAATCAAATGTTGCTTATGTGAATAAGATATTAGAGGAGAACGATGCAATGAAATATAGCATAATTGTCTCTGCTACCGCGAATTCACCCGTACCATTGCAATACCTCGCACCATATACCGGGTGTGCCATCGGTGAATATTTCAGGGATAATGGAAAACATAGCCTGGTTATCTATGATGACCTATCCAAGCATGCCCAGGCATACAGACAAATGTCTTTGCTTTTAAGAAGGCCACCAGGCAGGGAGGCATATCCAGGGGATATATTTTATTTACATTCAAGGCTTCTGGAAAGGGCGGCAAAATACAATGATGCAAATGGCGGTGGCTCTTTGACTGCCCTTCCTATTATCGAAACCCAAGCAGGGGACATCTCTGCCTATATCCCCACCAATGTTATTTCTATTACAGATGGACAAATCTACCTTGAGGGAGACCTCTTTTATGCTGGGATAAGACCAGCCATAAATGTTGGATTGTCTGTCTCTCGGGTTGGCTCTGCTGCTCAAAACAAGGCAATGAAAAAGGTTGCCGGAAGGTTAAGGCTTGATCTTGCCCAATATCGGGAGCTTGCCGCATTTGCCCAGTTTTCCTCGGACCTGGACAAGGCAACCCTTGTTCAGATAACCAGGGGGGAAAGGATGACAGAGGTATTAAAGCAAGAGCAATACAAACCCATGCCGGTAGCAAGGCAGGTAATGATAATTGAAGCAGGGGTTGAAGGATTTCTTGATTCTCTTCCCAAGGAAAAGGTAGTTTTGTTTGAAAAGGAATTCTTTAAATTTATGGATGAAAAATACCCAGAAATAGAGAAAGAATTACAAGAAAAAAAGGATTTTGTAGGTGATTTAAGGGAAAGGCTAGATAAGGCAATCTTGGAATTCAAAGAAATATTTGAAAAATAG
- the atpG gene encoding ATP synthase F1 subunit gamma: protein MAKLAIRFIKQRIKSIRNIQKITRAMMLVACAKLSKLEYIIKQIRPYSDKISEIMADISLRAEKKHPFLMERGIKNELLIILTSKRGLCGSFNANIIRVAEEYIKNTPYNILLLIIGKKGEMFFKNKPYKIMEIESLLEKETELVSGRIAKRIMTGYLSFEFDKVTLIYNEFISLFRQVPKITSLIPIIPKEPQSLFVSDYIYEPDYRVCLDSIFSLYFRFQLLRVFFESLAAEHAARMVAMENATRNAEELIEGLFLTFNQARQAKITKEITEIVSAGEAL, encoded by the coding sequence ATGGCAAAGCTAGCAATAAGGTTTATCAAGCAAAGGATAAAATCTATTAGGAATATCCAAAAGATTACCCGGGCAATGATGCTGGTTGCCTGTGCAAAGCTTTCCAAGCTAGAGTATATAATAAAACAAATCCGTCCATACTCCGACAAGATTTCTGAGATTATGGCAGACATTAGCCTTAGGGCAGAGAAAAAGCATCCATTCCTTATGGAAAGAGGGATAAAAAATGAGCTTTTGATAATACTAACATCAAAAAGGGGGCTTTGTGGTAGTTTTAATGCAAATATTATAAGGGTTGCAGAGGAATACATAAAAAATACCCCATACAATATTTTACTTCTTATTATTGGAAAAAAGGGTGAAATGTTTTTTAAAAACAAGCCTTACAAGATAATGGAGATAGAGTCTCTATTAGAGAAAGAGACTGAGCTTGTTTCGGGAAGAATAGCAAAAAGAATAATGACAGGCTATCTTTCCTTTGAATTTGACAAAGTAACTTTAATCTATAATGAATTTATCTCTCTCTTTCGGCAGGTGCCAAAGATAACCAGCCTTATTCCTATTATTCCAAAAGAACCTCAATCTCTATTTGTCTCTGACTACATCTATGAACCCGATTATAGGGTCTGTCTTGATTCAATCTTTTCCTTATATTTTAGATTTCAACTCCTCAGGGTATTCTTTGAGTCCCTTGCCGCAGAGCATGCCGCGCGTATGGTTGCCATGGAAAATGCAACCAGGAATGCAGAGGAGCTTATAGAAGGGCTATTTCTAACCTTCAATCAGGCAAGACAGGCTAAGATAACCAAGGAGATAACCGAGATTGTGAGTGCAGGAGAGGCACTATAA
- a CDS encoding D-alanine--D-alanine ligase family protein, translating to MKKTKVGIIFGSRSVEHEISVITAYQVIEAIDREKYEPIPIYITKDGKWMLGPCNIEAFKKEIPNREIIFPPIPKAGLIKKGVFHKRIDIDIAFPLVHGTYGEDGTLQGLLELADIPYVGSSVLGSSLCMDKIASKRIFKSLGFPIVDWLCFERGEKGIIEDIEKNLSYPVIVKPSNLGSSIGVNTSSNKDELSFALDVCFEYSQKAIVEKALSSFSEINCAILGEREVIPSLCEEVIKEDKFLTYSEKYRKGKGMKGISRKIPAEISDELTKKIQNMAIGAFKACSLSGIARIDFLLKDNEIYINEINTIPGSLSFYLFKPLGIEFKELITRLIELGFEAYNEKKKTKFSYELSIF from the coding sequence ATGAAAAAAACAAAGGTAGGCATAATCTTTGGAAGCAGGTCGGTTGAACATGAAATTTCTGTTATCACTGCATACCAAGTAATTGAGGCAATTGATAGAGAGAAATATGAGCCAATCCCTATTTATATTACAAAAGATGGGAAATGGATGCTTGGCCCTTGTAATATTGAAGCCTTTAAAAAGGAAATTCCAAATAGGGAAATAATTTTTCCTCCCATTCCAAAAGCTGGACTTATTAAAAAAGGCGTATTCCATAAAAGGATAGATATTGATATTGCATTTCCTTTGGTTCACGGAACATATGGCGAGGATGGAACATTGCAGGGTTTGTTGGAGCTTGCTGATATTCCTTATGTTGGCTCTTCTGTTTTGGGTTCCTCCCTTTGTATGGATAAGATTGCCTCAAAGAGGATATTTAAAAGCTTAGGATTTCCAATTGTAGATTGGCTTTGCTTTGAAAGGGGTGAAAAAGGAATAATTGAAGATATAGAAAAAAATCTTTCCTATCCGGTAATTGTAAAGCCTTCAAACCTTGGCTCATCCATTGGTGTAAATACATCTTCTAACAAAGATGAGCTTTCCTTTGCCTTGGATGTTTGCTTTGAATATTCACAAAAGGCAATTGTTGAGAAGGCTTTATCTTCTTTTTCCGAGATAAATTGTGCCATACTTGGAGAAAGGGAGGTCATTCCTTCTTTATGCGAGGAGGTAATAAAGGAGGATAAATTTTTAACCTATAGCGAGAAATATAGGAAGGGAAAGGGGATGAAGGGTATATCAAGGAAGATTCCCGCAGAAATTTCGGATGAATTAACAAAAAAGATTCAAAATATGGCAATTGGCGCATTTAAGGCTTGCAGTTTAAGTGGGATAGCAAGGATAGATTTTCTTTTAAAGGATAATGAAATTTATATCAATGAGATAAACACAATCCCAGGCTCTCTATCCTTCTATCTCTTTAAGCCATTGGGGATAGAATTTAAAGAGCTAATTACAAGGCTTATTGAGCTCGGCTTTGAGGCATATAATGAAAAGAAGAAAACAAAATTCTCTTATGAATTGAGTATATTTTAG
- a CDS encoding NAD(P)/FAD-dependent oxidoreductase: MEEIEIAIIGAGVVGLSCASRLADNKRDIVVIEKHSSFGQETSSRNSEVIHSGIYYPNGSLKARLCVEGKSLLYQFCERYNISYNRLGKLIVACNENEVEELESLLKNGEENGVDDLMLLSKDKIREIEPNIKAISGLYSPSTGIIDTHQLMRVLEFLAKEKGTIFAYNCEVIGIEKKEGGYKIEVKDSDGSISSFFIHIVINSAGLTSDKIANMLGFDYKLKYCKGEYFKVRSEKSRLVNHLIYPTPNNDGLGIHTVQDLQGSLKLGPNAFYIKDIKYDVDESHRLEFYEKTKSFLPFIEPDDLSPDMSGIRPKYKPDFIIKHEEAFPGFINLIGIESPGLTASLSIAKYVEGLV, translated from the coding sequence ATGGAAGAAATAGAAATTGCTATCATAGGTGCAGGGGTTGTAGGGCTTTCTTGTGCCAGTAGATTGGCGGATAATAAAAGAGATATCGTAGTTATTGAAAAGCACTCATCCTTTGGTCAAGAGACAAGCAGCAGAAATTCTGAGGTTATCCATTCAGGGATATACTACCCCAATGGTTCTTTAAAAGCAAGGCTTTGTGTAGAGGGAAAAAGTCTGCTTTATCAATTTTGCGAAAGATATAATATTTCCTATAATCGCCTTGGAAAGCTTATTGTGGCTTGTAATGAGAATGAGGTTGAAGAATTAGAAAGCCTACTTAAAAATGGAGAAGAAAATGGGGTAGATGACCTTATGCTATTATCAAAAGACAAGATAAGAGAAATAGAACCTAATATCAAAGCAATTTCTGGCCTATATTCTCCCTCCACAGGCATCATAGATACCCATCAACTAATGAGGGTATTAGAGTTTTTGGCAAAAGAGAAAGGGACTATCTTTGCCTATAACTGCGAGGTTATAGGGATTGAGAAAAAAGAAGGGGGATATAAAATTGAGGTCAAAGATAGTGATGGGTCTATCTCTTCTTTTTTTATCCATATTGTTATCAATAGTGCAGGGCTCACCTCAGATAAAATAGCAAATATGCTTGGATTTGATTATAAACTTAAATACTGTAAAGGTGAATATTTCAAGGTAAGGAGTGAAAAATCAAGGTTGGTTAATCATCTAATATATCCTACACCAAATAATGATGGATTGGGGATTCATACAGTGCAAGACCTTCAAGGAAGTCTTAAGCTTGGACCAAATGCCTTCTATATAAAAGATATAAAGTATGATGTGGACGAATCACATAGACTTGAGTTTTATGAAAAAACAAAATCCTTTCTTCCATTTATAGAGCCAGATGATTTATCACCGGATATGTCAGGTATAAGACCAAAGTATAAACCTGACTTTATCATTAAGCACGAAGAGGCATTTCCTGGTTTTATCAACCTAATTGGAATAGAATCTCCAGGCTTAACCGCAAGTTTATCCATCGCAAAATATGTTGAGGGTTTGGTATAA